Genomic window (Coleofasciculaceae cyanobacterium):
CTGATAATGCCAGCTCATGTTTATATCAAACTGCTCAATTACCTCTGGCGATTTGGATTGGTCTATTTACTTTAAACGGAGCGATCATTAATTTACTGGTACAGTTTCTCAGTGCTTATGGTTACTCTAACTCTAATAGGCAAAAGTATCCTTTAGACGATGATTTGTATCCCAATGAAAAGAACTGGAACACTAGAAATAGTAGCAATAAATATTCAAAATCGGCTGAAATTGATGATTTTTCAGTTAAAGAGCGAGGTCGTTTCTCTGATGTTACTACTTATGAAGTTAAGCAAGAGCCACAAAATGTAGAGCATTCGGGTTCTACTTATTCTTATAAATATCGAGAAGCTAGCGATCGCCCTGAAACCACTCAAGATAATTCTCAAAAAACATCAGCTAAATCTGAGATTAATTCCAACGTTACTCAGGAACAAAATGACGAAGAATGGATTTAAGACTGGATTTAAGAATAGTGATTAGCAGTAAATATCTCTCTTGATTCTTGCTTTACTATACCAACCATAGTAGCTTGTTGAAGATGGATAAATGCTTCTAAATCTTCAAGCTCGTATTTATTTCTCAACATCATTCTCAGCTTCTCTTCTGCCTCTAAGCTCAAATACCCTGTGGTCAAAGCTTGGTGTACTATTTCGCGAATTAATTTCATAATTGATTTATTGACCTCTAATTATTATAAAGTTTCCTTTAAGAATTCTGAGCGAGCGTGAGTAAAATCCTCAATATTCAGAGTTCTTGCCCAAAAAATTTGCCGATTAATTATTAAAGTTTAGTTAAGTTTGTGTATGTTTTCTGTAATTTAAATCACCCTCGCTTCAGTGGTCAGCTCATAAATATAATGTTTTGGTAAAGCGATTTAAAAATTCGAGCCATAAATGAAAGAAAGCTATTTCTACTGCGTTCTCTTTTATTAACGATAGACAATTTACCAGCAATTCTGGTGCAAAAGTCAGCAAAAGCCTGTATCCATCCGAACGACATACGTATAAATACTCAAAAAGATTTAAAATCTAAATATTATAGCGTTAGTTTGCCATCAGTAATATTAGTGAGGATTATGTCAGGAAAAAATTTTTCAGCATACTACAAAATTGAGCATTTAAATAGCTGACAATTTTGTTTGTGGTCAACGTTACACCGTCGCATTTTTTGGCGAACATCTGAAATAACATTTCCCGTCGCCTGCCTGCCGACAAGTAGATGCGGGCGCAGCACTTAGTCTATGCGATCGCAGATTAATTAATATAAGATTCTTAAGTTACAGAAAATAATATCGATAATGAGTAATTTACTACAAGGTTTAAATATCTATTTAATTGGCATGATGGGTTCAGGAAAGACGACAGTTAGTAAACATCTGGCTCAAAGTCTTGACTATCGCTTTATAGATACAGATCGAACCATAGAAGCGATCGCCAAAAAACCGATTTCGGCAATTTTTGAACAAGAAGGAGAAGCATATTTTCGGGATCTAGAGACTAAAGTATTAGCCGAATTATCGGTTTATACTCGCTCAGTAATTTCCACCGGAGGCGGAATTATTCAAGAACAAATTAACTGGAGTTATCTCAGACAGGGTTTAATTGTCTGGCTCGATGTAGATTTAGAGACATTAAAAAAAAGAGTAGCCCAAGATCGAACTAGACCATTGGCTGAGAAACTAGAATTATTGCTAGAAACTCGTCGTCCTTTGTATGCTCAAGCAGACATCCACATCTCAACTAAGCCAGAAGAAGCCCCCCAAGAAGTATCTACCCAAATCATTAAGATTATTCCAACTGTTCTCAAGTCTCAAGTTTAGTCTGCCGATTAAAATTAAAAATTAGTGCAGTGCCGACATTCAAACTAGAAATCTGATTCTCAAGACTTAAATTTTATGCTTAACGACAGCGAATATTTTCAAGAAGCAGCAGCGACTCGCGTTCGGATTCTTAGTGAAGCCCTGCCCTATATTCAAAAATTTGCTAAGCGAACCATTGTGATTAAATATGGTGGTGCAGCAATGAAAGATAGTAGCCTCAAGACGAAGGTAATCAACGATGTGGTTTTTCTTTCCTGTATCGGAGTGCGCCCCGTAGTCATTCACGGAGGAGGACCTGAAATCAATACCTGGCTACAGAAAATAAATATTCAGCCCTTGTTTAAGGATGGATTACGGGTCACTGATGCTGCAACCATGGATGTAGTAGAAATGGTTCTAGCAGGTAGAGTAAACAAAGATCTAGTATCACTAATTAATCGTGCGGGAGCTTTGGCAGTAGGTCTGTGTGGTAAAGATGGTAATTTAATTCAAGCCCGTCCAGTTGGCAAAGAAGGAGTCGGCTTTGTGGGGGAAGTTACTAACATTAATACAGGATTAATTGAAACATTAGTTAGCAGTGGTTATGTTCCAGTAATTTCTAGCGTTGCTGCGGACGAAAATGGACAGGCGTATAACATTAATGCCGATACAGTAGCGGGGGAAATTGCCGCAGCTTTACAGGCAGAAAAGCTAATCCTCTTAACTGATACTTCAGGGATATTGTATGACTATCACGAGCCATCAACCCTAATCAAAAAATTAGATATCCAAAAAGCAAGAGAGTTAATTCAACAGGGAATTGTCTCAGGAGGGATGATTCCCAAAGTTTCTTGCTGTGTGCGATCGCTGGCACAAGGAGTTAAGGCAGCTCACATTCTCGATGGTCGTTTACCTCATTCATTACTGCTAGAAATTCTTACCGATGAAGGAATTGGTTCGATGATCGTAGCATCGGAATTGATGAACTAAAAATTATTATTCAACAGTTAACCCAGCCAGTTGATAGACCATGAGCTAATTAAACTATTAATTAAACTATTTACGAATAACTCGAATATAGTTATCGGAGTTGCGGTAGCTTTCGGAATAGTTTGATGGGTTGATGATGATTACAGTACCTCTTCTGTGGCGATCTCCACGAGGATGAGGATGGTAATGGTCGTGACCGTATTTATATTCGTGATCTCTATATTCTCGATCGCCATAATAACCACGTCGATCGTATCTGCTTTCAGGAAGAGGAATATGAGTTCGGGGGCGGAGATTTAGAGGAGTTGGCCCATCGATCTGGCTACGGACACCGACTTGAGCTAGCTCAAAGCTACCCTGAATAAGCTCTGGTGTTGCCTGTGCTGCTGAGGATTCTATGATGCTAAATGCTCCTAGAGAAATAGCTAAAGCACCTAAAAGCGATCGCCAGTTAAATTTATTTCGATATTGTTTACCCATAATCTGTTGCTTTGATCTTGAATACTAGAAGTAAATTATTTAATAATGAATTTAAGTAATTACCACAGTATATTGATATATTAACGTGACGGCAGATAACCAAGAAAAGTTTCAGCAAAAATACCAAGCGGGAAAACAAGCTTTAGAAAGAGGACAATATCGCCTCAGTATTGAAAATTTAGAAGCTGCCCAAGAATTAGTTGCACCTAATTCTCGTCGGGGTGGAAAAGCCAAAATTTGGTTAGTTACCGCTTATCAAGCAGCCAATAAAATCGATGAGGCGATCGCTTTAGCTCAAGACTTAATTACTCATCCTGACACCCAAACCCGCGAACAGGCAAAGCAGATCCTTTATATTATTAAAGCTCCTGTACTGGAGCGACCTAAAGAATGGATGAGCGAAATTCCCGATTTAGCCAAAGCAGACGAAGGCGCATCTCGTTATGTTGCAGCCAAACAGAAACTCTCGTCCCAACCTGTTGAACTAGAACTTGAGGATCTTGAACCCTCTCCCACTGATGCTCCAGATAATCAGTTTGTTTGGTTTGCCTTAATCTTAGTGATTTTAATTATTGGCAGTTTGGTCTGGCTAAGTAAAGTTTAATTAACACTAAATCCGATTGATCGAGTACTGTTGACTTAAAGTAGCTATAACTCTTCTGATGTTATCCCCTTGTCTATTACGGATACACTTACGGATATACCATGCACGGGAATCATGCACGGGCTAGTCTATTACGGATTCCGTGCCTGATTAGCTCCTTACCTCGCGTCACCGCTTCGCAAACGCGTCGCGAAGCGATACCCGATATTGGCTGACTTCTAACTGGCAACCCCTGTGCCAAAAAACTTGGGTGGTTCATCTAGGGTATAAACAGTTGTTTCTGCTGCGATCGCTTGACGAATATATAAAGGGGTTTGCATAATACCTAAAAGAGTCATCCCGTCGATAAAACGATAACCTCCAATGGTTTTTGTTTCAAGTAAACGATCTACTAATTCTGGCTGGGGTTGACCATCGATCGGCTCGTCAGAACAAAGCGCAAATCCCCAAGCACGACCATAAGAAGGAGTCGGTGCCGATAGAGAAGTTACATTACTAAATACTGATTTGAGAGTATTAATCAGACGAGCATGATCCTTAACTTCTGGCGGAGATATTGGGCCAGCTTGAACCATAACAAAACCGCCAGGGTTGAGTACTCTTTTTAATTTGGTAAAATATTCCTTGGTAAACAGGGCAAACGATGGCCCGGATTCAATCGGATCGCTGAGATCGGAAATAATCAGATCCCAGGTTTCGGTAGTAGTGTCTAAAACCTCAAGCGCATCGGCAATCATCAGGTTCACACGAGGATCGGCAAAAGCGTTTTGGTGCATTTCAGGGAGGTGCTGCTTGCAGGCTTCTACTACTTCTCCATCAATATCAATCATTGTCACTTGCTCAACACTTTGCCACCTTAAAACTTCACGGATAGTTGCACCTTCGCCACCGCCCAAAACTAAAATTCTTTGTGGATTTTGATGGGCAATTAAGCCTGGATGTACTAAAGATTCATGATAAATAAACTCGTCCACGGTACAGGACTGCCATTTGCCATCTAAAACTAGTCCTTTGCCAAAAGCCCCCGTCTCGACGATGTACATTTCTTGATAAGGTGTCTGTTGATATGCCAGAACCTTACTCACTCCATGAGTGTAGATGTCCCAAGGAGTTATATATTCGTTGATCCATAGATCTGCTTTAAGTTGGCTACCAGACATATATAAAAGAATGAACAATAAAGGATGATGAATAAATAAGCATAGCAAATGTATAGTAATGCCCGTTTGCTATCTCATTTCTGTTTTATACTGCCTGGCTTAACCAGGTAAAACTGATTAATTTTAACTTAAAAGTCTTTAGCTAAAATCCTTGTCTTGAAGGCTTTGATAGCGATAAAAATTCAAAATATCCAGTAAAATGCCAACAATGCTTACGGTAATGCCTAGAGTTAATACGCCCTGAACTGGCTTCCCGTCACCAAATACTGCTAAAAAATTTAAAATATGAAGCATTCCTTGTTCGCTTACCAACAAAAATCCTGGAACATAGCTAGTTAAAATTAAAAGTCCAAGTAAACTGCCAATCACGAGTACTGGCGCAGCAAAGCTGATCAAAGTAGTTAAAAACAAAGAAAGAAATAAATTTGACACAACTTATATAAATGATTTTGATGAAAGTATCTGTCAAACAAAGGCTGGTTTGAGCTCATGCCCTACCTACCTACTTACTTACACAATATAAGTAAAAATTGTCTTTATCAGGGAATTTCAAAAATCTTAAATAATCATTACTAGTTCAGAGTAAGCTTTACTATTCTTAAGCTTTGTAGCCAAAAATACATTAAATAATCTAATGATTATTAGCTATTTTCAGTCAGACTAGAAGTAATTTTTAATCTAATTATGAAATTGGTTAAGAACTGTCTCAACTTGCAACACTATCGATTTAAACTTCACCACTATTTGTCAGACTTGAGTATCGATCAGTTTAGGAGCCGTATTTTGTCCTGGAAACGTCTAGATGCTCGCCAACCAAGTCAACTTCGCAGTCATAGTTTTCAGTTGGATTTTATCGAAAATCCCTTGTCATCCGTAATTATTGAATGTGGCAAGACTAAGGTTCTCTGCACTGTAAGCGTTGAGGACCGAGTTCCCAAATTTTTGCTCAATAGTGGTCAGGCATGGCTTACTGCCGAATACAGGATGCTACCAGGAGCGACTAACACGCGCCATTCACGGGAACTGATGAAGCTTTCAGGGCGTACCCAAGAAATCCAAAGGTTAATTGGGCGCAGTTTGAGAGCCGCAATAAATCTTCAAGGGTTGGGAGAAAAAACGATTACGATTGATGCTGATGTTCTTCAGGCTGATGCAGGAACACGCACCGCATCGATTACGGGAAGCTATGTAGCGTTAGCCCATGGAATTAATAAATTGATTGCCGCAGGAAAGATTAAAAAATCTTCCTTAATCGAACCTGTGGCGGCGGTATCGGTAGGATTAATTGATGGAGAAGCGTTTTTGGATTTAGACTATTCAGAAGACGTGGCAGCGGATGTAGATTTAAACGTGGTGATGAATGGCAAACTAGAACTGATTGAAATTCAAGGTACAGCTGAGTCTAATAGTATGACGCGATCGCAATTAAACAAGATGCTAGATTTGGCAGAGAAAGGAATTAAAGAATTACTCCAAGCACAAGAGACTGCATTATTAAGTAAACGGTAGAAACGTTCGTTCAATCGAACGTCCCTATAGAGGTAACAATAATCATGAAGCTCGAATTTAATACCGAGTCAACTAACGTTTGGGATTATAAACCCCGATGGTGTCAACCTTGGTCAATTATGCTCACCGGGATCACAATCATTGCTGGTAGCTGGCTAGTGTTACACACTATTTGGCTGACTATTGCTATTTCTTTGGCGATTATTACCTGGTGGGTATACTTTTTAATTCTTTACCCCAAGGCATTTGCCGAATACATAGCAACTAAGCAAACTAAAGTGAATTTAGAGCGCTAACTAGATAAACTTCTAGATGATAAAAATTTATCTAGTTAGCAATTCTTAAGCTAACAGCTACCAAGCACGGAAAATCAACAATTATGATGTAGAAGAAACGGTTTGACGCTTGAACATCTCCTTAAGTACCAAAGCAGGATCTACATAACCACCGTTGTGCTTGAGTACCCAATGTAAGTGTGGTCCAGTAGTGCGCCCACTCATTCCAATACGACCTATTCTGGCACCTACGGGAATGTTTTGTCCTGCGGCAATCTGAATTCCTCCATCTCGATCGAGTAAAAATGTGCCGCTGCTAGAATCTTCAACGTAGC
Coding sequences:
- a CDS encoding shikimate kinase, whose translation is MSNLLQGLNIYLIGMMGSGKTTVSKHLAQSLDYRFIDTDRTIEAIAKKPISAIFEQEGEAYFRDLETKVLAELSVYTRSVISTGGGIIQEQINWSYLRQGLIVWLDVDLETLKKRVAQDRTRPLAEKLELLLETRRPLYAQADIHISTKPEEAPQEVSTQIIKIIPTVLKSQV
- the bamD gene encoding outer membrane protein assembly factor BamD, producing the protein MTADNQEKFQQKYQAGKQALERGQYRLSIENLEAAQELVAPNSRRGGKAKIWLVTAYQAANKIDEAIALAQDLITHPDTQTREQAKQILYIIKAPVLERPKEWMSEIPDLAKADEGASRYVAAKQKLSSQPVELELEDLEPSPTDAPDNQFVWFALILVILIIGSLVWLSKV
- the argB gene encoding acetylglutamate kinase, whose amino-acid sequence is MLNDSEYFQEAAATRVRILSEALPYIQKFAKRTIVIKYGGAAMKDSSLKTKVINDVVFLSCIGVRPVVIHGGGPEINTWLQKINIQPLFKDGLRVTDAATMDVVEMVLAGRVNKDLVSLINRAGALAVGLCGKDGNLIQARPVGKEGVGFVGEVTNINTGLIETLVSSGYVPVISSVAADENGQAYNINADTVAGEIAAALQAEKLILLTDTSGILYDYHEPSTLIKKLDIQKARELIQQGIVSGGMIPKVSCCVRSLAQGVKAAHILDGRLPHSLLLEILTDEGIGSMIVASELMN
- the rph gene encoding ribonuclease PH, whose translation is MSWKRLDARQPSQLRSHSFQLDFIENPLSSVIIECGKTKVLCTVSVEDRVPKFLLNSGQAWLTAEYRMLPGATNTRHSRELMKLSGRTQEIQRLIGRSLRAAINLQGLGEKTITIDADVLQADAGTRTASITGSYVALAHGINKLIAAGKIKKSSLIEPVAAVSVGLIDGEAFLDLDYSEDVAADVDLNVVMNGKLELIEIQGTAESNSMTRSQLNKMLDLAEKGIKELLQAQETALLSKR
- a CDS encoding DUF6737 family protein is translated as MKLEFNTESTNVWDYKPRWCQPWSIMLTGITIIAGSWLVLHTIWLTIAISLAIITWWVYFLILYPKAFAEYIATKQTKVNLER
- a CDS encoding methyltransferase domain-containing protein, translated to MSGSQLKADLWINEYITPWDIYTHGVSKVLAYQQTPYQEMYIVETGAFGKGLVLDGKWQSCTVDEFIYHESLVHPGLIAHQNPQRILVLGGGEGATIREVLRWQSVEQVTMIDIDGEVVEACKQHLPEMHQNAFADPRVNLMIADALEVLDTTTETWDLIISDLSDPIESGPSFALFTKEYFTKLKRVLNPGGFVMVQAGPISPPEVKDHARLINTLKSVFSNVTSLSAPTPSYGRAWGFALCSDEPIDGQPQPELVDRLLETKTIGGYRFIDGMTLLGIMQTPLYIRQAIAAETTVYTLDEPPKFFGTGVAS